The DNA sequence GGGCGAACTCGAATGGTCGATCAACTCGTACACCCTGGTCTTCGCCGGCCTGCTGTTCACCTTCGGCGTGCTCGGCGACCGCTACGGCCGTAAGCGGTTCCTGCTCGGCGGTCTCGCCGTGTTCGGACTGGGGTCGCTGCTGTCGGCGTACGCCCAGGACCCCGGCCAGCTGATCGCCGCCCGCGCGCTGATGGGCGTCGGCGGGGCCGCCATCATGCCGGTCACCCTGTCGATCATCTCCAACGTCTTCGACCCCCGCGAACGGCCGCGGGCGATCGGCATGTGGGCCGGTGCGGTCGGGCTCGCCGTCGCGATCGGCCCGATCCTCGGCGGCCTTCTGCTGGAGCACTTCTGGTGGGGCTCGGTGTTCCTGATCAACGTGCCGGTCACCGTCGCCGGACTGGTCGCCGTGGCGCTGCTGGTGCCCGAGTCGCGTGATCCCCGGCCGGGGCGGATCGACGTACCCGGGGTGGTCCTGTCGGTCGCCGGCCTGGTCGCGCTGACGTACGGCATCATCGACGGCGGCGAACACGGCTTCGGCCGGCCGGTCGTGTGGATCTCCCTCGTCGGCGGCGTGCTGCTGCTGACCGCGTTCGTCCTGCACGAGCGGCGTACGCCGTTCCCGGCGCTGGACGTACGCCTGTTCCGGGTGGCCGCCTTCGCCGCGCCGACGGCGGTGGTGGGGCTGGTCTGGTTCGCCAGCATGGGCGTGATGTTCTTCAGCGCCTTCTACCTCCAGTTGGTGCGCGGCTACAGCCCGCTGATGACCGGACTGCTCTTCCTGCCGTTCGCCGTCGCCCAACTGGTCTTCGCCCCACGCAGCGCCGCAATGGTCGCCCGGTACGGCGCCCGGGCCGTCTGCGCCGCCGGGCTCGGGCTGGTCGCGCTCGCCATGGCCGGGTTCGTCCTCCTCGACGAGCAGACACCGATCTGGCTGTTCAGCGTGATCTTCTTCCTCCAGGGCGCCGGCATGGCCAACATCATGCCGCCGGCCACCGAATCGATCATGTCGGCGCTGCCCCGGGAGAAGGCCGGGGTCGGCTCGGCGGTCAGCAACACGGTGCGGCAGGTGGCGGGCGCCCTCGGCGTCGCCGTCGTCGGCTCGGTGCTGGCCGGGATCTACCGCGCCGAGATCGCCCCGGCGACCGCGGACCTGCCGGCCGCCGTACGCGACGCGGCCGGCGCCTCCATCTCCGGCGCGTACGGCGTCGCCGACGGCCTCGGCCCGGCCGGTGCCGCGGTGACGGCCGCGGCCGACACCGCCTTCGTGTCGGCGATGCACGTGGCCGCGGTCGTCTCCGCCGCGGCCGCCGTGCTCGGTGTCGTCGCCGCGCTGCGCTGGATCCCGGGCCGCCGGTCCGCGCCGGCACCCGCCGGTGACCAGGAACTCGTCGACGTGTCCTAGGCTCGGCAGTCGATGCCTGCCCCGAACACCGACGAGCCCGCTCCGACCTCGGACGAGCCCGCTCCGACCTCGGACGAGCCCGCTCCGACCTCGGACGAGCCCGCTCCGACCTCGGACGAGCCCGCTCCGACCTCGGACGAGCCCGGCCCGACCTCCGACGAGCCCGCTCCGGTGCCCGACGACCGCACCGCCGCCCGGCCGGACGACCCGGCCCGGGCCGTCCGGCACCCCGACCCGGTCGGCGCCGCCCGGCACCCCGGGGCGGGGGCGCGGGCGGGCGTGCGGGCCGGCGCGCGACCACCGGGCCGGCCGCGCAGCAGCCGCGCCGACGAGGCCATCGTCGAGGCGGTGCTCGACCTGCTCGCCGAGGGCGGCAGCGTCGAGACACTGTCGGTCGAGGCGGTCGCCGCCCGGGCCGGCGTCGGCAAGGCGACGATCTACCGCCGCTGGCCGGGCAAGGACGCGTTGCTGGTCGACGCGCTGCGTACGCTCAAGGGCGTCCCGGCCGAGCCGCCCGGCGACTCGGTCCGGGACGACGTCGTGACGCTGTTGGAGATGGTCGGCCAGCACACCGACGAGCGGACGGCGCGGATCATGACCTGCCTGGCGCCGCAGTTCAACCGCACCCCGGAGCAGGACCGGCTCTACCAGGAGATCATGGAGCCGCGGCGGGAGATGCTGCGCCGGGTGCTGTGGCGCGGGGTCGCCACCGGCGAGCTGCGCCCGGACCTCGACGTCGAGCTGGCGGTGGCGATGCTGACCGGGCCGATCCTGCTGCACCGGGTCGTCCGGCCGTTGCCGAACCTCGCCGACACCGACCTGCCCGGGCGGGTCGTCGACACCCTGCTGGCCGGGATCGCCGGCCCCGCCGCCGGTCCGACCACGCCACCCGCCGGCGCCTGACGCCCGCGCGGCCCGCCGGTCGCCGGCCCGCCGGCCCGCCGGTCAGTTCGTCGGGGTACGCAGCCGGTGCAGGCGCAGTGCCAGCTGTACCTCCAGCGCCCGCTCGGGCCGCTGCCAGTCCGGCCCGAGCAGCTGCCCCACCCGGTCCAGCCGCTGGGTCACCGTGTTGACGTGCACGTGTAACTGCTCGGCCGCCCGGGCCAGGCTGCCACCCACCCCGAAGTACGCCTCCAGCGTCTTGACCAGCGCCGTACCCCGCCGGGCGTCGTAGTCGACGACCGGGCCGACGGTGTCGGTCAGGAACCGGGTCACGTCCCGGTCGGCGTCGTCGCCGACGGCGCCGAGCAGCAGTCCGACGAAACCCAGCTCGCCGGTGCTCGCCCCCTGCCCGGACCGGCCGAGCGCGGCCAGTGCGGTCAGGCACCGGTCGGCCTCGCGGAACGCCGCCGCCAGCGACGCCGGCCCGGTCGACGGCCCGCTCGCCCCGGCCGTCACCGGCCGGCCGGTGATCCGGGACAGGTCGCGGGACACCGCCCGGGCGCAGCCGCCGGCGTCGCCGCCGGGCAGCATCAGCACCACCCGCCCGTTGCGGGCGGCGGCCAGCCCGCCGCGGGTCGACGCGTACGTCGTCGCCCACGACAGCACCCGCTGCCGGGCCGATCCGGTCCCGGCGATCGCGTCGTCGCCGACGGCGACCAGCACGTGCGGGTCGTCGAGGTCGACGCCGAGCCGGCGGGCCCGGCCCCGCAGCGCCTCCGCGTCGTGCACCGGCCGGGCGATCAGGTCGTCGAGCAGTTCGCCGCGCACGCGGCTCTCCGCCTCGGCGACGGTACGCCGGAAGAGCAGCAGCAGTGCGGTCACCAGCGCCGCCCGCTCCAGGATCCGCTGGTCGGCGTCGACGAGTTCGCTGTCGGGGCGCAGCACCAGGGCGCCGAGGTTCTCCGCGCCGGCGACGACGGCCGCGTACCACAGGGGGCCGCGCCGGACGCTGCGTCCCTCGGTCCGCGAGGCGGCGACCGCCTCCACGATCGACGGCCGGTCCGGCTCGTCGATCCGGCCGACCCGGGCGATCTGCCGGCCGTCGGCGTCCAGGGCGAGCAGCGCACCCCCGAGTACGTCGGTGACGGCCGCCGCCACGTCCTCGACCCCACCGCCGCGCAGCACCAGCGATGTCATCCGGTCGTGCGCGGCCGCGGCCCGCTCCACCGACGTGCTGTGCGCCCGGATGGTGGAGTTGGCCGCCGACAGCTCCTCCAGGGCGGACCGGGTCTCGGCGAGCAGCCGGGCGGTGTCGATCGCGACGGCGGCGTGCGCGGCCAGCGACACCAGCAGCGCCACCTCCTCGCGGGCGAACGGCCGGGCGGTCCGGTTGGCGGCGTAGAGCACCCCGATCACCCCGGAGCCGAGCCGCAGCGGTACGCCGAGGATGGCGACCAGCCCCTCCTCACCGACCCCGGCGTCGATCTCGCCGGTGTGCCGGAACCGGCCGTCCTGCCCGTAGTCCGCGGTGACGTACGGCGTGCCGGACTGCGCGACCAGGCCGCCGAGTCCGGCGCCCATCGGCAGCCGCAGCCGCTGGAAGCGCGCCGACACCGAGCCGTCGGTGACCCGCATGTAGGTGTCGCCCCGGTCGGGGTCGTTGAGCGTCATGTAGGCGACGTCGGCGCCGAGCAGGTGCCGGGCCCGCCGCACGATCGCGTGTAACACCGCGTCGACGTCGCGCAGCCCGGCCAGGTCGGAGGCGGTGTCGTAGAGGCCGGACAGCTCCACCTCGCGCCGGCGGCGGCGCTCCAGCAGGCCGCGTACGCGCAGCGCGACGAGCTTGGCGGCCTCCAGGTCGGCGAGCTGGTCGGCGGGCAGGCCGGCCTCGCGGGCGGCCACGACGGGTCCCTCGAACTCGACCGCCGCGGCCTCGCGGGCCAGCAGTTCCAGGAACTCGATCGGCGAGGTCATGATCCCCATTGTGGTGGACCGGCCGACTCAGTTCGCCGTCCAGCCCCCGTCGAGCGCCAGGGAACTGCCGGTGATGAACGACGCGGCCGGCGTGCACAGGTAGGCCATCAGCTCGGCGACCTCCTCCGGCTCGACCAGCCGCTTGATCGCCGCCCGGGCCAGCATGATCC is a window from the Polymorphospora rubra genome containing:
- a CDS encoding MFS transporter, translated to MQPDENTGHPRRWAILGVLVVSLLVVVLDNTILNVALRILADPVRGLGATQGELEWSINSYTLVFAGLLFTFGVLGDRYGRKRFLLGGLAVFGLGSLLSAYAQDPGQLIAARALMGVGGAAIMPVTLSIISNVFDPRERPRAIGMWAGAVGLAVAIGPILGGLLLEHFWWGSVFLINVPVTVAGLVAVALLVPESRDPRPGRIDVPGVVLSVAGLVALTYGIIDGGEHGFGRPVVWISLVGGVLLLTAFVLHERRTPFPALDVRLFRVAAFAAPTAVVGLVWFASMGVMFFSAFYLQLVRGYSPLMTGLLFLPFAVAQLVFAPRSAAMVARYGARAVCAAGLGLVALAMAGFVLLDEQTPIWLFSVIFFLQGAGMANIMPPATESIMSALPREKAGVGSAVSNTVRQVAGALGVAVVGSVLAGIYRAEIAPATADLPAAVRDAAGASISGAYGVADGLGPAGAAVTAAADTAFVSAMHVAAVVSAAAAVLGVVAALRWIPGRRSAPAPAGDQELVDVS
- a CDS encoding TetR/AcrR family transcriptional regulator, translated to MPAPNTDEPAPTSDEPAPTSDEPAPTSDEPAPTSDEPAPTSDEPGPTSDEPAPVPDDRTAARPDDPARAVRHPDPVGAARHPGAGARAGVRAGARPPGRPRSSRADEAIVEAVLDLLAEGGSVETLSVEAVAARAGVGKATIYRRWPGKDALLVDALRTLKGVPAEPPGDSVRDDVVTLLEMVGQHTDERTARIMTCLAPQFNRTPEQDRLYQEIMEPRREMLRRVLWRGVATGELRPDLDVELAVAMLTGPILLHRVVRPLPNLADTDLPGRVVDTLLAGIAGPAAGPTTPPAGA
- a CDS encoding helix-turn-helix domain-containing protein; the encoded protein is MGIMTSPIEFLELLAREAAAVEFEGPVVAAREAGLPADQLADLEAAKLVALRVRGLLERRRRREVELSGLYDTASDLAGLRDVDAVLHAIVRRARHLLGADVAYMTLNDPDRGDTYMRVTDGSVSARFQRLRLPMGAGLGGLVAQSGTPYVTADYGQDGRFRHTGEIDAGVGEEGLVAILGVPLRLGSGVIGVLYAANRTARPFAREEVALLVSLAAHAAVAIDTARLLAETRSALEELSAANSTIRAHSTSVERAAAAHDRMTSLVLRGGGVEDVAAAVTDVLGGALLALDADGRQIARVGRIDEPDRPSIVEAVAASRTEGRSVRRGPLWYAAVVAGAENLGALVLRPDSELVDADQRILERAALVTALLLLFRRTVAEAESRVRGELLDDLIARPVHDAEALRGRARRLGVDLDDPHVLVAVGDDAIAGTGSARQRVLSWATTYASTRGGLAAARNGRVVLMLPGGDAGGCARAVSRDLSRITGRPVTAGASGPSTGPASLAAAFREADRCLTALAALGRSGQGASTGELGFVGLLLGAVGDDADRDVTRFLTDTVGPVVDYDARRGTALVKTLEAYFGVGGSLARAAEQLHVHVNTVTQRLDRVGQLLGPDWQRPERALEVQLALRLHRLRTPTN